One segment of Rhodanobacter thiooxydans DNA contains the following:
- the yidC gene encoding membrane protein insertase YidC produces MNQTRTFLLFALFAVAYFLFLAWEKDYAPPPPAATTTSASASAATPAADASVPGAIPVASAPGARPAPTIAGDTAAAAPAQLITITTDVLKLSVDTRGGSLVHADLLAYPQAPRTHKAPNPPPTVLLTSDPERYSVAQNGLVSSSDSAPADQPNHLALFHSEKTTYALADGQDELKVDLTWQDAAGLKVTKTYSFKRGSYVIGVSQRIDNGSAAPWQGNAYQQLLRVEPPKAGNWLANYTNPETRSFQGAAWYTGEKFEKLPFKNFAEPKDQLNAPIKGGWAAMLKLYFVTAWIPPADQTEQYVTQTINPDSAHPRYLIRTVGPALSVAPGQSLTSQSRLYVGPNKQGTMDAIAPGLDLTIDYGMFKIIAVPMHWVLSQFHAVTKNWGVAIILLVLLIKGLSWKLTAMQYRSSARMRKLQPRVQALKERYGDDKQKMQVAMMELYKKEKVNPMGGCLPVLITLPVFYGLYFVLMDSLELRHAPFLWIPDLSTPDPFYILPIIYALVMLGTQWLNPVAAGMDPTQAKMMKVMPLLFTVMFAFFPAGLCLYYAVNGIVGLGQQWWITHHIDREDAVKPA; encoded by the coding sequence ATGAATCAAACGCGCACCTTCCTCCTGTTCGCCCTGTTTGCCGTGGCCTACTTCCTGTTCCTGGCCTGGGAGAAGGATTACGCACCGCCGCCGCCAGCGGCCACCACCACCAGTGCCAGTGCCAGTGCAGCCACGCCAGCGGCGGACGCCAGCGTACCCGGCGCGATCCCGGTCGCCTCCGCGCCAGGCGCCAGGCCCGCGCCGACGATCGCCGGTGACACGGCCGCCGCCGCCCCGGCGCAGCTGATCACCATCACCACCGACGTGCTGAAGTTGAGCGTGGACACCCGCGGCGGCAGCCTGGTGCACGCCGACCTGCTGGCCTACCCGCAGGCGCCGCGCACGCACAAGGCGCCGAACCCGCCGCCGACGGTGCTGCTGACCAGCGATCCCGAGCGCTACTCGGTGGCGCAGAACGGCCTGGTCAGCAGCAGCGACAGCGCGCCGGCAGACCAGCCGAACCACCTGGCACTGTTCCACAGTGAGAAGACCACCTACGCGCTCGCCGATGGCCAGGACGAACTGAAGGTCGATCTCACCTGGCAGGACGCCGCCGGCCTCAAGGTCACCAAGACCTACAGCTTCAAGCGCGGCAGCTACGTCATCGGCGTCAGCCAGCGCATCGACAATGGCAGTGCCGCACCGTGGCAGGGCAACGCCTACCAGCAACTGCTGCGGGTCGAGCCGCCGAAGGCCGGCAACTGGCTGGCGAACTACACCAACCCGGAGACGCGCAGCTTCCAGGGCGCCGCCTGGTACACCGGCGAGAAGTTCGAGAAGCTGCCGTTCAAGAACTTCGCCGAACCGAAGGACCAGCTCAACGCCCCGATCAAGGGCGGCTGGGCGGCGATGCTGAAGCTGTACTTTGTCACCGCGTGGATTCCGCCGGCCGACCAGACCGAGCAGTACGTCACCCAGACGATCAACCCGGACAGCGCGCATCCGCGCTACCTGATCCGCACCGTCGGCCCCGCGCTCAGCGTGGCGCCGGGACAGAGCCTGACCAGCCAGTCACGCCTGTACGTGGGCCCGAACAAGCAGGGCACGATGGACGCCATCGCGCCGGGGCTGGATCTGACCATCGACTACGGCATGTTCAAGATCATCGCCGTGCCGATGCACTGGGTGCTGTCGCAGTTCCACGCCGTCACCAAGAACTGGGGCGTGGCGATCATCCTGCTGGTACTGCTGATCAAGGGCCTGAGCTGGAAGCTCACCGCCATGCAGTACCGCTCCAGCGCCCGCATGCGCAAGCTGCAGCCGCGCGTGCAGGCGCTCAAGGAGCGCTACGGCGACGACAAGCAGAAGATGCAGGTCGCGATGATGGAGTTGTACAAGAAGGAGAAGGTCAACCCGATGGGCGGCTGCCTGCCGGTGCTGATCACCTTGCCCGTCTTCTATGGTTTGTACTTCGTGCTGATGGATAGCCTGGAACTGCGGCATGCGCCGTTCCTGTGGATCCCCGACCTGAGCACACCCGACCCGTTCTACATCCTGCCGATCATCTATGCGCTGGTGATGCTGGGCACGCAATGGCTGAACCCGGTCGCCGCGGGCATGGACCCGACCCAGGCGAAGATGATGAAGGTGATGCCGCTGCTGTTCACCGTGATGTTCGCCTTCTTCCCCGCCGGCCTGTGCCTGTACTACGCGGTCAACGGCATTGTCGGCCTCGGCCAGCAGTGGTGGATCACCCACCACATCGATCGCGAGGATGCGGTCAAGCCGGCCTGA